Proteins encoded together in one Anopheles darlingi chromosome 3, idAnoDarlMG_H_01, whole genome shotgun sequence window:
- the LOC125956723 gene encoding basic proline-rich protein-like isoform X4 yields the protein MKPLLLLSCLLAAYSSNAEITTVLGPNGYDYTPPKVPFPPPPVPSCPAGGIPPDCCTNGGSGLNCYVPPPPTPPPTRPPPPACPAGGVPPYCCTNGGSGPNCYVPPPPTPPPTRPPPPACPAGGVPPYCCTNGGSGPNCYVPPPPTPPPTRPPPPACPAGGVPPYCCTNGGSGPNCYVPPPPTPPPTRPPPPPPTRPPSCPAGGVPPYCCTNGGSGPNCYVPPPPTPPPTRPPPPPPTRPPSCPAGGVPPYCCTNGGSGPNCYVPPPPTPPPTRPPPPPPTRPPSCPAGGVPPYCCTNGGSGPNCYVPPPPTPPPTRPPPPPPTRPPSCPAGGVPPYCCTNGGSGPNCYVPPPPTPPPTRPPACPAGGVPPYCCTNGGQGPNCALPTKPPKGEEYLPPCPNGGQGPNCVVPTRPPVTPAPRPPFGCPNGGVPPNCCTNGGSGPNCYVPPPPTPPPTRPPPPPPTRPPSCPAGGVPPYCCTNGGSGPNCYVPPPPTPPPTRPPPTRPPSCPAGGVPPYCCTNGGSGPNCYVPPPPTPPPTRPPPPPPTRPASCPAGGVPPYCCTNGGSGPNCYVPPPPTPPPTRPPPTRPPSCPAGGVPPYCCTNGGSGPNCYVPPPPTPPPTRPPPPPPTRPPSCPAGGVPPYCCTNGGSGPNCYVPPPPTPPPTRPPPPPPTRPPSCPAGGVPPYCCTNGGSGPNCYVPPPPTPPPTRPPACPAGGVPPYCCTNGGQGPNCALPTKPPKGEEYLPPCPNGGQGPNCVVPTRPPVTPAPRPPFGCPNGGVPPNCCTNGGSGPNCYVPPPPTPPPPPTPPPSRPPPPPPTRPPSCPAGGVPPYCCTNGGSGPNCYVPPPPPPPPTRPPSCPAGGVPPYCCTNGGSGPNCYVPPPPPPPPTRPPSCPAGGVPPYCCTNGGSGPNCYVPPPPTPPPTRPPPTRPPSCPAGGVPPYCCTNGGSGPNCYVPPAPTSPAPGCTNGGVLPFCCTNGGQGPTCDVPSQTLEEDGYHYKRPSKPFNF from the exons ATG aaaccgttgctgctgctaagctGCTTGCTAGCGGCGTACAGCAGCAATGCCGAAATCACGACCGTACTAGGACCTAATGGATACGACTACACCCCACCCAAAGTGCcgttcccaccaccacctgtacCAAGCTGTCCGGCTGGTGGAATTCCTCCGGATTGTTGTACTAACGGAGGATCAGGACTGAACTGCtacgttcctcctccaccgacgcCTCCTCCGactcggccaccgccaccggcatgTCCTGCTGGAGGTGTTCCACCTTACTGTTGTACCAACGGAGGATCAGGACCGAATTGCtacgttcctcctccaccgacgcCTCCTCCGactcggccaccgccaccggcatgTCCTGCTGGAGGTGTTCCCCCTTACTGTTGTACTAACGGAGGATCAGGACCGAACTGCtacgttcctcctccaccgacgcCTCCTCCGactcggccaccgccaccggcatgTCCTGCTGGAGGTGTTCCCCCTTACTGTTGTACTAACGGAGGATCAGGACCGAACTGCtacgttcctcctccaccgacgcCTCCTCCGactcggccaccgccaccaccgccgactcGTCCACCAAGTTGTCCTGCTGGAGGTGTCCCACCATACTGCTGTACCAACGGAGGATCAGGACCGAACTGCtacgttcctcctccaccgacgcCTCCTCCgacgcggccaccgccaccaccgccgactcGTCCGCCAAGTTGTCCTGCTGGAGGTGTCCCACCATACTGCTGTACCAACGGAGGATCAGGACCGAACTGCtacgttcctcctccaccgacgcCTCCTCCgacgcggccaccgccaccaccgccgactcGTCCGCCAAGTTGTCCTGCTGGAGGTGTCCCACCATACTGCTGTACCAACGGAGGATCAGGACCGAACTGCtacgttcctcctccaccgacgcCTCCTCCgacgcggccaccgccaccaccgccgactcGTCCACCAAGTTGTCCTGCTGGAGGTGTCCCACCTTATTGCTGTACTAACGGAGGATCAGGACCGAACTGCtacgttcctcctccaccgacgcCTCCTCCGACGCGGCCACCGGCATGTCCGGCTGGAGGAGTTCCCCCATACTGCTGCACGAATGGTGGCCAGGGACCAAACTGTGCCCTTCCGACCAAACCTCCTAAAGGCGAAGAATACCTGCCACCCTGTCCGAATGGCGGTCAAGGACCCAACTGCGTCGTGCCTACGCGACCGCCAGTGACTCCAGCACCACG ACCTCCGTTTGGATGTCCTAATGGAGGAGTTCCTCCAAACTGCTGTACTAACGGAGGATCAGGACCGAACTGCtacgttcctcctccaccgacgcCTCCTCCgacgcggccaccgccaccaccgccgactcGTCCACCAAGTTGTCCTGCTGGAGGTGTCCCACCTTACTGCTGTACTAACGGAGGATCAGGACCGAACTGCtacgttcctcctccaccgacgcCTCCTCCGACTCGGCCACCGCCGACTCGTCCACCAAGTTGTCCTGCTGGAGGTGTCCCACCTTACTGCTGTACTAATGGAGGATCAGGACCGAACTGCtacgttcctcctccaccgacgcCTCCTCCGactcggccaccgccaccaccgccgactcGTCCAGCAAGTTGTCCTGCTGGAGGTGTCCCACCTTACTGCTGTACTAACGGAGGATCAGGACCGAACTGCtacgttcctcctccaccgacgcCTCCTCCGACGCGGCCACCGCCGACTCGTCCACCAAGTTGTCCTGCTGGAGGCGTCCCACCTTACTGCTGTACTAACGGAGGATCAGGACCGAACTGCtacgttcctcctccaccgacgcCTCCTCCGactcggccaccgccaccaccgccgactcGTCCACCAAGTTGTCCTGCTGGAGGTGTCCCACCTTACTGCTGTACTAACGGAGGATCAGGACCGAACTGCtacgttcctcctccaccgacgcCTCCTCCgacgcggccaccgccaccaccgccgactcGTCCACCAAGTTGTCCTGCTGGAGGTGTCCCACCTTATTGCTGTACTAACGGAGGATCAGGACCGAACTGCtacgttcctcctccaccgacgcCTCCTCCGACGCGGCCACCGGCATGTCCGGCTGGAGGAGTTCCCCCATACTGCTGCACGAATGGTGGCCAGGGACCAAACTGTGCCCTTCCGACCAAACCTCCTAAAGGCGAAGAATACCTGCCACCCTGTCCGAATGGCGGTCAAGGACCCAACTGCGTCGTGCCTACGCGACCGCCAGTGACTCCAGCACCACG ACCTCCGTTTGGATGTCCTAATGGAGGAGTTCCTCCAAACTGCTGTACTAACGGAGGATCAGGACCGAACTGCtacgttcctcctccaccgacgcctcctcctccaccgacgcCTCCTCCgtcgcggccaccgccaccaccgccgactcGTCCACCAAGTTGTCCTGCTGGAGGCGTCCCACCTTACTGTTGTACTAACGGAGGATCAGGACCGAACTGCtacgttcctcctccaccgccaccaccgccgactcGTCCACCAAGTTGTCCTGCTGGAG GCGTCCCACCTTACTGTTGTACTAACGGAGGATCAGGACCGAACTGCtacgttcctcctccaccgccaccaccgccgactcGTCCACCAAGTTGTCCTGCTGGAGGTGTCCCACCTTACTGTTGTACTAACGGAGGATCAGGACCGAACTGCtacgttcctcctccaccgacgcCTCCTCCGACTCGGCCACCGCCGACTCGTCCACCAAGTTGTCCTGCTGGAGGTGTCCCACCTTACTGCTGTACTAACGGAGGATCAGGACCGAACTGCTACGTTCCGCCTGCACCAACTAGTCCAGCACCTGGCTGCACTAATGGCGGTGTACTTCCATTCTGTTGTACAAACGGTGGTCAAGGTCCGACATGCGATGTACCATCCCAAACGCTGGAAGAAGATGGATACCACTACAAGCGTCCAAGCAAACCCTTCAATTTTTAG
- the LOC125956723 gene encoding basic proline-rich protein-like isoform X1: MKPLLLLSCLLAAYSSNAEITTVLGPNGYDYTPPKVPFPPPPVPSCPAGGIPPDCCTNGGSGLNCYVPPPPTPPPTRPPPPACPAGGVPPYCCTNGGSGPNCYVPPPPTPPPTRPPPPACPAGGVPPYCCTNGGSGPNCYVPPPPTPPPTRPPPPACPAGGVPPYCCTNGGSGPNCYVPPPPTPPPTRPPPPPPTRPPSCPAGGVPPYCCTNGGSGPNCYVPPPPTPPPTRPPPPPPTRPPSCPAGGVPPYCCTNGGSGPNCYVPPPPTPPPTRPPPPPPTRPPSCPAGGVPPYCCTNGGSGPNCYVPPPPTPPPTRPPPPPPTRPPSCPAGGVPPYCCTNGGSGPNCYVPPPPTPPPTRPPACPAGGVPPYCCTNGGQGPNCALPTKPPKGEEYLPPCPNGGQGPNCVVPTRPPVTPAPRPPFGCPNGGVPPNCCTNGGSGPNCYVPPPPTPPPTRPPPPPPTRPPSCPAGGVPPYCCTNGGSGPNCYVPPPPTPPPTRPPPTRPPSCPAGGVPPYCCTNGGSGPNCYVPPPPTPPPTRPPPPPPTRPASCPAGGVPPYCCTNGGSGPNCYVPPPPTPPPTRPPPTRPPSCPAGGVPPYCCTNGGSGPNCYVPPPPTPPPTRPPPPPPTRPPSCPAGGVPPYCCTNGGSGPNCYVPPPPTPPPTRPPPPPPTRPPSCPAGGVPPYCCTNGGSGPNCYVPPPPTPPPTRPPACPAGGVPPYCCTNGGQGPNCALPTKPPKGEEYLPPCPNGGQGPNCVVPTRPPVTPAPRPPFGCPNGGVPPNCCTNGGSGPNCYVPPPPTPPPPPTPPPSRPPPPPPTRPPSCPAGGVPPYCCTNGGSGPNCYVPPPPPPPPTRPPSCPAGGVPPYCCTNGGSGPNCYVPPPPTPPPTRPPPPPPTRPPSCPAGGVPPYCCTNGGSGPNCYVPPPPPPPPTRPPSCPAGGVPPYCCTNGGSGPNCYVPPPPTPPPTRPPPTRPPSCPAGGVPPYCCTNGGSGPNCYVPPAPTSPAPGCTNGGVLPFCCTNGGQGPTCDVPSQTLEEDGYHYKRPSKPFNF; the protein is encoded by the exons ATG aaaccgttgctgctgctaagctGCTTGCTAGCGGCGTACAGCAGCAATGCCGAAATCACGACCGTACTAGGACCTAATGGATACGACTACACCCCACCCAAAGTGCcgttcccaccaccacctgtacCAAGCTGTCCGGCTGGTGGAATTCCTCCGGATTGTTGTACTAACGGAGGATCAGGACTGAACTGCtacgttcctcctccaccgacgcCTCCTCCGactcggccaccgccaccggcatgTCCTGCTGGAGGTGTTCCACCTTACTGTTGTACCAACGGAGGATCAGGACCGAATTGCtacgttcctcctccaccgacgcCTCCTCCGactcggccaccgccaccggcatgTCCTGCTGGAGGTGTTCCCCCTTACTGTTGTACTAACGGAGGATCAGGACCGAACTGCtacgttcctcctccaccgacgcCTCCTCCGactcggccaccgccaccggcatgTCCTGCTGGAGGTGTTCCCCCTTACTGTTGTACTAACGGAGGATCAGGACCGAACTGCtacgttcctcctccaccgacgcCTCCTCCGactcggccaccgccaccaccgccgactcGTCCACCAAGTTGTCCTGCTGGAGGTGTCCCACCATACTGCTGTACCAACGGAGGATCAGGACCGAACTGCtacgttcctcctccaccgacgcCTCCTCCgacgcggccaccgccaccaccgccgactcGTCCGCCAAGTTGTCCTGCTGGAGGTGTCCCACCATACTGCTGTACCAACGGAGGATCAGGACCGAACTGCtacgttcctcctccaccgacgcCTCCTCCgacgcggccaccgccaccaccgccgactcGTCCGCCAAGTTGTCCTGCTGGAGGTGTCCCACCATACTGCTGTACCAACGGAGGATCAGGACCGAACTGCtacgttcctcctccaccgacgcCTCCTCCgacgcggccaccgccaccaccgccgactcGTCCACCAAGTTGTCCTGCTGGAGGTGTCCCACCTTATTGCTGTACTAACGGAGGATCAGGACCGAACTGCtacgttcctcctccaccgacgcCTCCTCCGACGCGGCCACCGGCATGTCCGGCTGGAGGAGTTCCCCCATACTGCTGCACGAATGGTGGCCAGGGACCAAACTGTGCCCTTCCGACCAAACCTCCTAAAGGCGAAGAATACCTGCCACCCTGTCCGAATGGCGGTCAAGGACCCAACTGCGTCGTGCCTACGCGACCGCCAGTGACTCCAGCACCACG ACCTCCGTTTGGATGTCCTAATGGAGGAGTTCCTCCAAACTGCTGTACTAACGGAGGATCAGGACCGAACTGCtacgttcctcctccaccgacgcCTCCTCCgacgcggccaccgccaccaccgccgactcGTCCACCAAGTTGTCCTGCTGGAGGTGTCCCACCTTACTGCTGTACTAACGGAGGATCAGGACCGAACTGCtacgttcctcctccaccgacgcCTCCTCCGACTCGGCCACCGCCGACTCGTCCACCAAGTTGTCCTGCTGGAGGTGTCCCACCTTACTGCTGTACTAATGGAGGATCAGGACCGAACTGCtacgttcctcctccaccgacgcCTCCTCCGactcggccaccgccaccaccgccgactcGTCCAGCAAGTTGTCCTGCTGGAGGTGTCCCACCTTACTGCTGTACTAACGGAGGATCAGGACCGAACTGCtacgttcctcctccaccgacgcCTCCTCCGACGCGGCCACCGCCGACTCGTCCACCAAGTTGTCCTGCTGGAGGCGTCCCACCTTACTGCTGTACTAACGGAGGATCAGGACCGAACTGCtacgttcctcctccaccgacgcCTCCTCCGactcggccaccgccaccaccgccgactcGTCCACCAAGTTGTCCTGCTGGAGGTGTCCCACCTTACTGCTGTACTAACGGAGGATCAGGACCGAACTGCtacgttcctcctccaccgacgcCTCCTCCgacgcggccaccgccaccaccgccgactcGTCCACCAAGTTGTCCTGCTGGAGGTGTCCCACCTTATTGCTGTACTAACGGAGGATCAGGACCGAACTGCtacgttcctcctccaccgacgcCTCCTCCGACGCGGCCACCGGCATGTCCGGCTGGAGGAGTTCCCCCATACTGCTGCACGAATGGTGGCCAGGGACCAAACTGTGCCCTTCCGACCAAACCTCCTAAAGGCGAAGAATACCTGCCACCCTGTCCGAATGGCGGTCAAGGACCCAACTGCGTCGTGCCTACGCGACCGCCAGTGACTCCAGCACCACG ACCTCCGTTTGGATGTCCTAATGGAGGAGTTCCTCCAAACTGCTGTACTAACGGAGGATCAGGACCGAACTGCtacgttcctcctccaccgacgcctcctcctccaccgacgcCTCCTCCgtcgcggccaccgccaccaccgccgactcGTCCACCAAGTTGTCCTGCTGGAGGCGTCCCACCTTACTGTTGTACTAACGGAGGATCAGGACCGAACTGCtacgttcctcctccaccgccaccaccgccgactcGTCCACCAAGTTGTCCTGCTGGAGGTGTCCCACCTTACTGTTGTACTAACGGAGGATCAGGACCGAACTGCtacgttcctcctccaccgacgcCTCCTCCGACGcgcccaccgccaccaccgccgactcGTCCACCAAGTTGTCCTGCTGGAGGCGTCCCACCTTACTGTTGTACTAACGGAGGATCAGGACCGAACTGCtacgttcctcctccaccgccaccaccgccgactcGTCCACCAAGTTGTCCTGCTGGAGGTGTCCCACCTTACTGTTGTACTAACGGAGGATCAGGACCGAACTGCtacgttcctcctccaccgacgcCTCCTCCGACTCGGCCACCGCCGACTCGTCCACCAAGTTGTCCTGCTGGAGGTGTCCCACCTTACTGCTGTACTAACGGAGGATCAGGACCGAACTGCTACGTTCCGCCTGCACCAACTAGTCCAGCACCTGGCTGCACTAATGGCGGTGTACTTCCATTCTGTTGTACAAACGGTGGTCAAGGTCCGACATGCGATGTACCATCCCAAACGCTGGAAGAAGATGGATACCACTACAAGCGTCCAAGCAAACCCTTCAATTTTTAG